One region of Paralichthys olivaceus isolate ysfri-2021 chromosome 12, ASM2471397v2, whole genome shotgun sequence genomic DNA includes:
- the LOC109627982 gene encoding leucine-rich repeat and fibronectin type-III domain-containing protein 2: protein MDKVVISLLLLGTAVMMVHACPKYCVCQNLSESLGTLCPSKGLLFVPPDIDRRTVELRLGGNFILKVTTQDFANMTGLVDLTLSRNTISTIQPFSFIDLETLRSLHLDSNRLTELGPDDLRGLINLQHLILNNNQLNQISDSAFDDLLLTLEDLDLSYNNLRSVPWEAIRKMVNLHQMSLDHNLINFISEGTFTDLEKLARLDLTSNRLQKLPPDPIFARSQSSIVMSTPYTPMLSLSFGGNPLHCNCEVLWLRRLERDDDMETCASPASLKGRYFWSVREEEFVCEPPLITQHTHKLLVLEGQTASLRCKAVGDPMPTVHWVAPDDRLISNSSRATVYENGTLDITVTTSKDYGVFTCIAANAAGESTASIELSIIQLPHLSNGTNRTTQTKSGLSDITSSTKISKGEPKPPPEKVVTVSEVTAVSALVKWTVSKSTPKVKMFQLQYNCSEDEVLIYRMIPMTNRAFVVTNLVPGVQYDLCVLAIWDDTATTLTATNIVGCVQFITTEDYPQCQSLHSGFLGGTMILVIGGIIVATLLVFIIILMVRYKVTSGISTNKLPTVSNTYSQTNGGLNRFNGAPPQVKSTVVVMREEMVEFKCGSLQSSLSSSSSSSNSLESQPGRGAGDRYSMQGSECSTLPSSKFRRHGHSIKARPNLDHLLGAFTSLELRGVARDQQGTSGPSTAPNTMVAMAPPSDKEPLLGRAESTTMLGRLLGLPQEGKPKRSHSFDMGHVGATECRGNYPRRISNIWTKRSLSVNGMLLQYDDSEDEKPTFESSEWVMESTV from the exons ATGGACAAAGTGGTCATCAGTCTCCTGCTCCTGGGAACCGCAGTCATGATGGTCCATGCATGTCCCAAATACTGTGTTTGCCAGAACCTCTCAGAGTCTCTTGGGACTCTGTGCCCCTCCAAAGGCTTGCTGTTTGTCCCGCCGGACATCGACCGGCGAACTGTGGAGCTCCGGCTGGGCGGCAACTTCATCCTCAAGGTCACCACTCAGGACTTTGCCAACATGACTGGTCTGGTGGATCTAACCCTGTCCCGCAACACCATCAGCACCATCCAGCCTTTCTCTTTCATTGACTTGGAAACCCTCAGATCCCTGCACCTTGACAGTAACCGGTTGACCGAGCTGGGGCCGGACGACCTTCGAGGGCTGATCAACCTGCAGCACCTGATACTCAATAACAATCAGCTGAATCAGATCTCAGATTCAGCTTTTGATGATTTGTTACTGACACTGGAGGATCTGGATTTGTCGTACAATAACTTGCGCAGCGTGCCTTGGGAAGCCATCCGTAAGATGGTCAACCTCCATCAAATGAGTCTGGATCATAATCTCATAAATTTCATTTCTGAGGGGACTTTTACAGATCTGGAAAAACTGGCCCGTTTGGACCTCACCTCCAACCGTCTGCAGAAGCTCCCCCCAGACCCTATCTTTGCACGCTCTCAGAGCAGTATTGTGATGAGCACTCCATACACACCTATGCTCTCTCTAAGCTTTGGTGGAAATCCATTGCACTGCAACTGTGAAGTGCTTTGGCTTCGAAGGCTGGAACGTGACGATGACATGGAAACCTGTGCTTCTCCTGCCAGTCTAAAAGGGCGCTATTTTTGGTCTGTTCGTGAGGAGGAGTTTGTCTGTGAGCCCCCCTTGATCACACAACATACGCACAAGTTGCTAGTCCTGGAAGGCCAAACGGCAAGTTTACGCTGCAAAGCTGTTGGTGATCCAATGCCAACTGTGCATTGGGTTGCTCCTGATGACCGTTTGATCAGCAACTCCTCCCGTGCGACAGTATATGAAAATGGCACCCTGGACATTACAGTCACCACATCCAAGGATTACGGTGTCTTTACTTGCATAGCTGCTAATGCTGCTGGGGAATCCACAGCCTCCATTGAGCTATCAATTATTCAACTCCCTCACCTGAGTAATGGTACAAATCGTACCACACAAACCAAGTCTGGGCTCTCGGACATAACTAGCTCCACCAAGATAAGTAAAGGGGAACCTAAACCTCCTCCAGAAAAGGTGGTGACTGTATCAGAAGTGACTGCCGTGTCAGCTCTGGTCAAGTGGACTGTGAGCAAATCAACTCCAAAGGTCAAAATGTTTCAGCTTCAGTACAATTGTTCTGAGGATGAAGTCCTCATTTACAG GATGATTCCCATGACGAACAGAGCCTTTGTAGTCACAAATCTTGTCCCAGGGGTGCAGTATGACTTGTGTGTCTTGGCCATCTGGGATGACACTGCCACCACTCTCACTGCCACCAACATTGTCGGCTGCGTCCAGTTCATCACTACGGAGGACTATCCGCAGTGCCAGTCTCTTCACAGTGGATTCCTGGGAGGCACCATGATCCTGGTCATCGGTGGAATCATCGTGGCCACGCTGCTGGTATTCATCATCATTCTCATGGTGCGCTACAAGGTGACCAGTGGTATCAGCACTAACAAATTACCCACTGTGAGCAACACATACTCGCAGACCAATGGGGGATTGAACAGGTTCAACGGGGCTCCGCCACAGGTCAAGTCTACAGTGGTTGTCATGCGTGAGGAAATGGTAGAGTTCAAGTGTGGGTCTCTCCAGAGCagcctctcctcatcctcctcctcctctaactCATTAGAGAGCCAACCAGGGAGAGGGGCTGGTGACCGCTACAGCATGCAGGGCAGTGAATGCAGCACCCTGCCCAGCAGCAAGTTCAGGAGGCATGGGCACAGCATCAAAGCACGGCCAAACCTGGACCACCTTTTAGGGGCCTTCACCTCACTGGAGCTGCGAGGGGTAGCGAGGGACCAGCAAGGGACTTCTGGCCCTTCCACCGCTCCCAATACTATGGTGGCTATGGCTCCCCCGTCTGATAAAGAACCCCTGCTAGGAAGGGCAGAGTCCACCACCATGCTGGGACGTCTCCTAGGGCTGCCCCAGGAGGGTAAGCCCAAGAGGAGCCACTCGTTTGACATGGGCCATGTGGGGGCCACGGAATGTCGCGGCAACTACCCTCGCAGGATCAGTAACATCTGGACTAAACGCAGTCTGTCTGTTAACGGCATGCTGCTGCAGTATGATGACAGCGAGGATGAGAAGCCCACATTTGAGAGCTCCGAGTGGGTGATGGAGAGCACAGTTTAA